The Legionella cincinnatiensis genome includes a region encoding these proteins:
- the gshB gene encoding glutathione synthase, which produces MQLGILLDPIDLLKPYKDTTLALLKRAQELGWSCVVFTQEDLFCKEGRAFAQVYELSIGDLYSKDWAKITNLGEKPLGTFDIILMRKDPPFNTEYIYTTYFLDLAEREGVLVANNPQALRDANEKFFTLNFPQCCPTTLVSKNIRRLKAFWEEHKQVIFKPLEGMGGNSVFHVEEQGKNLAVILEVLTKNQTQTIIAQRYIHEIKTAGDKRILLINGQPVPYALARIPAEGDLRGNLAAGARGEVVPITTRDRWLCEQIAPTLKGKGLYFVGIDVIGDYLTEINVTSPTCLREIEAETNLDIAGDFLSSLETIYRSR; this is translated from the coding sequence ATGCAATTAGGAATATTACTCGATCCAATAGACCTATTAAAACCCTATAAAGATACTACTCTTGCTCTGCTCAAAAGAGCACAAGAGTTGGGATGGTCTTGTGTTGTTTTTACCCAAGAAGATTTATTCTGCAAAGAGGGACGTGCTTTTGCGCAAGTCTATGAGTTAAGTATTGGTGATTTATATAGTAAAGATTGGGCTAAAATAACAAACCTTGGGGAAAAGCCTTTAGGTACATTTGATATTATTTTGATGCGTAAAGATCCTCCTTTTAATACAGAATATATTTATACCACTTATTTCTTGGATCTTGCAGAGCGTGAAGGCGTTTTAGTCGCAAATAATCCACAAGCGTTACGTGATGCCAATGAAAAATTTTTTACTTTGAATTTTCCACAATGTTGTCCTACGACACTTGTCTCTAAGAATATAAGACGATTGAAAGCATTTTGGGAGGAGCATAAGCAGGTAATTTTTAAGCCCTTGGAAGGAATGGGTGGAAACTCTGTATTTCATGTTGAAGAACAAGGGAAAAATTTGGCAGTGATTTTGGAAGTATTAACTAAAAATCAGACGCAAACGATCATTGCCCAACGCTATATTCATGAAATAAAGACGGCGGGAGATAAGCGTATTTTGTTAATTAATGGTCAACCTGTTCCTTATGCTTTGGCCCGTATTCCTGCGGAAGGAGACTTACGAGGTAATTTGGCAGCAGGAGCTCGAGGAGAAGTCGTACCTATCACCACTAGAGATAGATGGCTTTGTGAGCAAATTGCTCCTACGCTTAAAGGAAAAGGTTTATATTTTGTGGGTATCGATGTGATAGGAGATTATTTAACTGAAATTAATGTTACAAGTCCGACCTGCCTACGTGAAATAGAAGCTGAAACCAATTTAGATATTGCTGGTGATTTTTTAAGCTCTCTTGAGACGATTTATCGTAGTAGATAA
- the gshA gene encoding glutamate--cysteine ligase — translation MNAHEIPVPHLTTAHSGPLFHVEKIVLNQIAAIETWFRHQWKKTPPPLTSSVDLRHAGFKIAPVDTNLFPAGFNNLNLEFLPLCIQAAQSVLIDYIPDCTKILLIPESHTRNKFYLQSLNVLKTIFIKAGFVVRIGSLDPEIIEPTEVVLESGETLLLEPIQRQDNRVGLTDFNPCFLLLNNDLSQGVPEVLQDIQQKIRPTAQLGWFSRLKSKHFNFYEEVANEFSELVGMDSWLINPYFSAIEGIDFMAQEGIDKLAIEVEKILTLMKDKYATYGIKENPFVVIKADNGTYGMSVMMVHDADEVRLLNRKQRTRMSASKGGRKVDRVIVQEGVYTFETMPNGSVAEPVVYMIGQFVVGGFYRVHKERGIDENLNAPGMHFEPLAFAQACNMPCDDLTEVDYPNRFYVYGVIARLAALAAAKEIAAIGGE, via the coding sequence ATGAATGCACATGAAATTCCTGTTCCTCATTTGACTACTGCGCACTCCGGACCTTTGTTTCATGTAGAAAAAATTGTTTTAAATCAAATTGCAGCTATTGAAACTTGGTTTAGACACCAATGGAAGAAAACGCCTCCTCCATTAACATCGTCTGTTGATTTACGGCATGCGGGCTTTAAAATAGCTCCTGTGGATACCAATTTATTTCCAGCAGGATTTAATAATTTAAATCTCGAATTTCTTCCCCTATGCATTCAAGCAGCCCAGTCTGTATTAATTGATTATATCCCTGACTGTACTAAAATTTTGTTGATTCCAGAAAGTCATACTCGGAATAAATTTTATTTGCAAAGTCTTAATGTATTAAAAACAATTTTTATAAAAGCTGGTTTTGTTGTACGCATCGGCAGCTTAGATCCGGAGATAATCGAGCCTACGGAAGTTGTTCTTGAAAGCGGTGAAACGTTATTGTTGGAACCGATACAGCGTCAGGATAACCGTGTAGGTCTAACTGATTTTAATCCTTGTTTTCTTTTGTTAAATAATGACTTATCTCAAGGTGTTCCCGAAGTTTTACAAGACATCCAACAAAAAATAAGGCCTACAGCGCAGTTAGGATGGTTTTCAAGATTAAAATCTAAACATTTTAATTTTTATGAGGAAGTGGCTAATGAGTTTTCCGAATTAGTGGGTATGGATTCTTGGCTGATTAATCCTTATTTTAGCGCTATAGAAGGTATTGATTTTATGGCACAGGAAGGCATTGATAAATTAGCCATTGAAGTGGAGAAAATTTTAACTTTAATGAAAGATAAATATGCGACTTATGGCATTAAAGAGAATCCATTTGTTGTCATTAAGGCTGATAATGGTACTTATGGAATGAGTGTTATGATGGTACATGATGCTGATGAAGTTCGTTTGCTTAATAGAAAGCAACGCACCCGGATGTCGGCGAGTAAAGGCGGTCGTAAAGTAGACAGAGTCATTGTTCAAGAGGGTGTATATACTTTTGAAACTATGCCAAATGGTTCTGTTGCTGAGCCAGTAGTTTATATGATTGGTCAGTTTGTAGTTGGTGGATTTTATAGGGTTCATAAAGAACGTGGTATTGATGAAAATCTTAATGCGCCTGGAATGCATTTTGAACCTTTGGCTTTTGCTCAAGCGTGCAATATGCCTTGTGATGATTTGACTGAAGTTGATTATCCGAATCGTTTTTATGTGTATGGTGTGATTGCGCGTTTAGCAGCTCTTGCTGCAGCAAAGGAAATTGCGGCAATTGGGGGTGAATAA
- a CDS encoding rhodanese-like domain-containing protein, which produces MINPNIKTINVHELKNKMKNCPDLCLIDVRELMEWEEFHIPGAIHIPKDSIASSIESKISNKNQAIYLHCKSGVRSLYAAQSLIALGYQEVYSVDGGIIEWALSGYPIEQRHNF; this is translated from the coding sequence ATGATAAACCCCAATATTAAAACAATAAATGTGCATGAACTTAAAAATAAAATGAAAAATTGTCCTGATCTTTGTTTAATTGATGTGCGAGAATTAATGGAGTGGGAAGAATTTCATATACCCGGTGCAATTCATATACCTAAAGACAGTATCGCGTCTTCTATTGAGTCTAAAATTTCAAATAAAAATCAAGCCATTTATTTGCACTGTAAATCAGGGGTACGATCTTTATATGCAGCCCAATCTTTAATAGCTTTAGGATATCAAGAAGTCTACTCTGTTGATGGGGGAATAATTGAGTGGGCTTTATCTGGCTATCCTATAGAGCAAAGACACAATTTCTAA